The following is a genomic window from Thermoanaerobaculia bacterium.
TGGGAAGCGGGCCGATCCGGCCGGATCGGGACCGACGGGATCTCTTCGCCGTCGACTCCGTCGCGGGTCTCGACGAGCTTCACCGCCGCCGCCGCGACGTCCATGATGTCGAACTCCTGGGCCAGCGAATCGACCACGGCGCGGTATGCGTCGAGCTCACCGCCGACGATGGTCTCGCGGAGGGAGGTCTTGGTCAACTCGATCCGGCGAGCCCGAAGGTCGGCAACCGTGGGCACGGTTTCGATCTGGATCCTCTGTTTGGTGAGGAATTCGATGTTGCGGAGCAGGCGGTGTTCACGGGGCTCGGCGAGGGTGATGGCGACGCCCTCGCGTCCGGCCCGGCCGGTGCGCCCGATGCGATGGACGTAGGCCTCGGCCGAAGTGGGAACGTCGTAGTTCACCACGTGGGAAACGTGCTCGACGTCGAGGCCTCTCGCCGCCACGTCGGTCGCGATCAGCAGATCCACGGTGTTGGCCCGGAACTTCTTCATGACTCGATCGCGCTGTTCTTGCGACAGGCCGCCATGCAGGGCTTCGGCGCGATAGCCGCGGCCATTCAGCGACTCCGTGAGCTCGTCGACCTCGGTGCGCGTGCGGCAGAAGACGATGGCCGAAGCGGGGTTTTCGACGTCGAGCACGCGCCCGAGGGTCGCCATCTTGTGCGCCCGGCCCACCACGTAGGCCGACTGCCGCACGCGCGGGGCCGAACCCGCGGGAACCACCTCACGGTCGATGCGAACGCGCACCGGGTTGCGAAGGTGTCGGTTGGCGATTTCGGCGATGCGCGGCGGGAGAGTGGCGGAAAAGAGTGCCGTCTGACGTTCCCTGGGCGTCTCGGCGAGGATGGCTTCGATGTCTTCGGCGAAGCCCATGTCGAGCATCTCGTCGGCCTCGTCGAGAATCACCACCTTGATGCGGGAAAGCCCGAGCGTCTTGCGGCGGATGTGGTCGAGAGCGCGTCCCGGAGTCGCCACCACGACATCGACGCCGCGCTTCAACTGGC
Proteins encoded in this region:
- a CDS encoding DEAD/DEAH box helicase, with the translated sequence MREETDKTTDPAPGFSALGLDPRVVAGLGALGYEEPTPVQRQAIPPLLAGRDVLGQAATGTGKTAAFALPLLHILTPHAAVAERLGALILVPTRELAMQVAEAVHKYGKAMGIIAVPIYGGSPMEMQLRQLKRGVDVVVATPGRALDHIRRKTLGLSRIKVVILDEADEMLDMGFAEDIEAILAETPRERQTALFSATLPPRIAEIANRHLRNPVRVRIDREVVPAGSAPRVRQSAYVVGRAHKMATLGRVLDVENPASAIVFCRTRTEVDELTESLNGRGYRAEALHGGLSQEQRDRVMKKFRANTVDLLIATDVAARGLDVEHVSHVVNYDVPTSAEAYVHRIGRTGRAGREGVAITLAEPREHRLLRNIEFLTKQRIQIETVPTVADLRARRIELTKTSLRETIVGGELDAYRAVVDSLAQEFDIMDVAAAAVKLVETRDGVDGEEIPSVPIRPDRPAS